The segment CCGCCGTGGCTTCCTGCGGGAGACGGTCCCCTTCGACTCCTTCACCGAGTGAGTCCGGCGCCGACGCCGACCCCGGCGGTGTGTGCCCGCACCTGGACCTCGATCGATCCGGACACTGCCTGACCGGCCAGGGGGCGTGGTCACGCGCTGTTCACCGGCTGCTAGGTTCGTCTCTGCAAGCTGGTCATCCGTTGGAGAGGAACTCGTGCGGCCACGATTCGGGCGATCCCGCGCATTGGGCGGGGCCGCGCTCACCAGCGTCCTGCTCGCCGGCTGCGGAGGCGACGCGGCGGTACCGCCAGAGGACGCGCCCCCCGTCCCCGACGAGCTGGCCTGCTCCGAGGGCACGATCAGCGGAGCGGGTTCCAGCGCGCAGGAGCTCGCGATGCAGGTGTGGATCGCGGGGTACCAGCAGGAGTGCGACGACGCGACCATCAACTACGACCCGATCGGTTCGGGCGGCGGACGCAGCCAATTCATCGACGGCGCCGTCACGTTCGCCGGCACCGACGCCGCGCTGCACGGTGAGGAGACCGAGGAAGCGCGCGACCGCTGCGCGGGCGCCACTCCCGTCAACCTCCCCGCCTTCGCCGTTCCCATCGCGGTCGTCTATCACGTGGACGGCATCGACACGGGGCTGAACCTCTCGCCCGAGACCATCGCCGGGATGTTCAACCAGGACATCACCGCCTGGGACGATCCCGCCATCGCCGCGGACAACCCCGACCTCGACCTCCCCGACACCGCCATCCAGCCGGTGAGCCGCTCCGACGAGTCGGGAACCACCGAGAACTTCACCGAGTACCTCCACGCGGCCGCCGGCGAGGCCTGGCCGCACGACGCCAGCGGCCAGTGGCCGATCGAGCCCGTGGAGGCGGGGCAGGGCAACTCCGGTGTCGCCTCCGCCGTGGAGGGCGGCGACGGCATGATCGGCTACGTGGAGGTCTCCCACGCCGGTGAGCTCGACGCCGCGAACGTCGGTGTGGGTGACGCGTTCGTCGCTCCGTCCCCGGAAGCGGCCGGCCGGGTCGTGGCCGAGGCCACCCCACGTGAGGGCAACGAGGAACACGACCTCGCGCTCGACCTGGACTACGGCACCACCGCCGCGGACACCTACCCCGTCGTGCTCATCGCCTACGAGGTCGCCTGCCTCGCCTACGACGACGCCGAGGAGGTCGACCTGCTCACCGGCTTCCTGTCCTACGTCGTGAGCGAGGAGGGCCAACGCGCCGCCTCGGCCGAGACGGGGTCGGCGATCCTGCCGGAGAGCGTCCGCGCGGACGTGCGGGCGGTCGTCGACGTCATCACCGTCGACTGATTCCACCGCCGAGCCCTCCCTCCGACGGCTCACCGCTCGGTATTCGACGGAACGCCGCCGGGTCAGGTGTGCTCAGGTACTCGGCGTCGCCCGCGCGCCGTCCACCTCGGCGGCGGATTGGGCGCTGTTCGCGATGGCGCGGCGATGGACCAGGGCCGCACCGAGGGCCAGGGCGCCCAACGCGACGGGAGCGATCGGGGCGTCGTGCACGAAGAACGGCGCCCCGGCGAGCATGAGGATGAACGCGCCGGTCGAGGCGTGTCCTCCGCGTCGCAGCGCGACAGCGGCCAACACCACCGCCAGGCCCCAGCTCACGCCACCCGCCATCGTGATCAGCGTGACGGGCCCTCCGGCACCGTCCAGGGGTGCGGTGAAGTCGGTCGTGAACGCGTTCACCTGCTCGGCCACGAGGCGTTGTTCGTTCGGGGCGAGGTCCTGGGCGCGCACGGCGAGAACCCCGCTGGCGACACCGGCGACCGCGTCCATGGCGGTGTAGGACACGACGAAGATCCCGGCGAAGGCACGGCTCGCCACAGCGGCGGCGCCGGCCAGTCCGCGGGTGAGCGCCATGACGGACAGCGTCAACAATCCGAACAGTGGCAACAGGGCAACGTGCAGCCCCAGCCAGAGGAGAGGGTTGTCCATC is part of the Spiractinospora alimapuensis genome and harbors:
- the pstS gene encoding phosphate ABC transporter substrate-binding protein PstS, with the translated sequence MRPRFGRSRALGGAALTSVLLAGCGGDAAVPPEDAPPVPDELACSEGTISGAGSSAQELAMQVWIAGYQQECDDATINYDPIGSGGGRSQFIDGAVTFAGTDAALHGEETEEARDRCAGATPVNLPAFAVPIAVVYHVDGIDTGLNLSPETIAGMFNQDITAWDDPAIAADNPDLDLPDTAIQPVSRSDESGTTENFTEYLHAAAGEAWPHDASGQWPIEPVEAGQGNSGVASAVEGGDGMIGYVEVSHAGELDAANVGVGDAFVAPSPEAAGRVVAEATPREGNEEHDLALDLDYGTTAADTYPVVLIAYEVACLAYDDAEEVDLLTGFLSYVVSEEGQRAASAETGSAILPESVRADVRAVVDVITVD